From one Bordetella genomosp. 9 genomic stretch:
- a CDS encoding peroxiredoxin yields MKKTAAALSLLAALAAAPVAWGALPVGATAPDFSTSAAMGGQVFQFSMAQALREGPVVLYFYPAAFTAGCTVEAHDFAEATDQYRELGARVVGVSADGIDVLQRFSVSACQSKFAVAADANQRIMQTYDAVHDRNPERAQRVSYVIVPPGKVIYSYTDSNPEHHVANTLDALRQWRRGNAQR; encoded by the coding sequence ATGAAAAAAACCGCTGCCGCGCTGTCCCTGCTAGCTGCCCTTGCCGCCGCGCCCGTGGCCTGGGGCGCCCTGCCCGTCGGCGCCACGGCGCCCGACTTTTCGACATCGGCGGCCATGGGAGGACAGGTCTTCCAGTTCTCCATGGCGCAGGCCCTGCGCGAAGGACCGGTGGTGCTCTACTTCTACCCCGCCGCGTTCACGGCGGGCTGCACCGTGGAAGCCCATGACTTCGCGGAGGCCACCGACCAATACCGTGAGCTGGGCGCGCGCGTCGTCGGCGTCTCGGCCGACGGCATCGACGTGCTGCAACGGTTTTCCGTGAGCGCCTGCCAGAGCAAGTTCGCGGTGGCGGCCGATGCAAACCAGCGCATCATGCAGACCTATGATGCGGTGCACGACCGCAACCCCGAGCGGGCGCAGCGCGTGTCCTATGTGATCGTGCCGCCCGGCAAGGTCATCTATTCCTATACCGACAGCAATCCCGAACACCACGTCGCCAATACCCTGGACGCGCTGCGGCAGTGGCGGCGTGGGAATGCGCAGCGCTAA
- the arsC gene encoding arsenate reductase (glutaredoxin) (This arsenate reductase requires both glutathione and glutaredoxin to convert arsenate to arsenite, after which the efflux transporter formed by ArsA and ArsB can extrude the arsenite from the cell, providing resistance.), translated as MSTTIYHNPRCGTSRTVLEILLEAGVTPTIVEYLKTPPSRDTLKSMIAQAGIGVRDAVRAKEPVYQELGLDAPDVGDERLLDAMMEHPILINRPFVVTPMGTRLCRPAEVVREILPA; from the coding sequence ATGTCCACCACCATTTATCACAATCCGCGCTGCGGAACGTCACGTACGGTCCTGGAGATCCTGCTCGAAGCCGGCGTCACGCCGACGATCGTCGAATACCTGAAAACGCCGCCGTCCCGCGATACCTTGAAGTCCATGATCGCGCAGGCCGGGATCGGCGTGCGCGACGCCGTGCGCGCCAAGGAACCGGTCTACCAGGAACTGGGCCTGGACGCGCCGGACGTCGGCGACGAGCGCCTGCTCGACGCGATGATGGAACATCCCATCCTGATCAACCGTCCGTTCGTGGTGACGCCCATGGGCACGCGCCTGTGCCGGCCGGCTGAAGTCGTGCGCGAAATACTGCCTGCCTGA
- a CDS encoding CoA transferase, with protein sequence MGYLMDLRPPFFKGASTSRKSTHGALTALWQSAEMPEEALGYVDLPGADPVLPSSFSVGMAAQCSMAAAALAAGEIWHMRGGRRQRVSVDMRHAVQETRGYFTLDGVQQNVWDKITGVYRCGDGNWVRIHANFAHHRDGALALLGCPTGATVERRAVERALSRWSALEFEDAAADAGLVVAALRTFDEWDRHPQGIAVSQLPVVSIERIGDAPERPLPRYGNDPRPLQDIRVLDLTRIIAGPVCGRTLAAYGADVMLMNSPELPNINAIAETSRGKLSVLADLETATGRITLGNLLRSAHVFVQGYRPGALESQGFGAEDVARLRPGIVYVSLSAYGHVGPWARRRGFDSLVQTASGFNHAEAQAAEQEAPRPMPVQILDYASGYLMAFGAQAALARQATEGGSWHVRVSLAQTARWLRGLPRVPNGFACTMPQLDGYLEETSSGFGKLVAVRHAARFSATPAKWSRPSVPPGTNATVWPFSQG encoded by the coding sequence ATGGGATACTTGATGGATCTACGTCCGCCCTTCTTCAAAGGGGCATCCACCAGTCGCAAGTCGACGCACGGTGCGCTTACTGCTTTATGGCAGTCGGCCGAGATGCCCGAAGAAGCGCTGGGCTATGTCGATTTGCCGGGCGCCGATCCTGTGCTCCCATCTTCGTTCTCGGTCGGCATGGCGGCCCAGTGCAGCATGGCGGCCGCGGCCCTGGCCGCCGGTGAAATCTGGCACATGCGCGGCGGACGCCGTCAGCGGGTGTCGGTGGACATGCGTCACGCCGTGCAGGAAACCCGCGGCTATTTCACGCTGGACGGCGTACAGCAGAATGTCTGGGACAAGATCACCGGCGTCTACCGTTGCGGCGACGGCAACTGGGTGCGCATCCACGCCAATTTCGCACACCACCGCGACGGGGCGCTGGCGCTGCTGGGCTGTCCCACCGGCGCCACCGTCGAGCGACGGGCCGTGGAACGCGCGCTGTCGCGCTGGAGCGCGCTTGAATTCGAAGACGCCGCCGCCGACGCCGGCCTGGTGGTCGCCGCCCTGCGTACCTTCGACGAATGGGACCGCCATCCCCAGGGTATCGCGGTGTCGCAGCTGCCGGTGGTCTCGATCGAACGCATCGGCGATGCGCCGGAACGGCCGCTGCCGCGCTACGGCAACGACCCCCGTCCATTGCAGGATATACGGGTGCTGGACCTGACCCGCATCATCGCCGGGCCGGTGTGCGGACGCACGCTGGCCGCCTACGGCGCCGATGTCATGCTGATGAATTCCCCCGAACTGCCCAACATCAACGCCATCGCCGAAACCAGCCGCGGCAAGTTGTCGGTGCTGGCGGACCTGGAAACCGCGACCGGCCGCATCACCCTGGGCAACCTGCTGCGCAGCGCGCATGTGTTCGTGCAAGGCTACCGGCCCGGCGCGCTGGAATCGCAAGGCTTCGGCGCCGAGGACGTCGCCCGTTTGCGTCCCGGCATCGTGTATGTGTCGCTGTCCGCCTACGGCCATGTCGGGCCCTGGGCGCGACGCCGCGGCTTCGATTCCCTGGTGCAGACGGCCAGCGGTTTCAATCATGCCGAGGCGCAGGCCGCGGAACAGGAAGCGCCGCGGCCCATGCCGGTACAGATATTGGACTACGCCAGCGGCTACCTGATGGCCTTCGGCGCGCAAGCCGCGCTGGCCCGGCAGGCGACGGAAGGCGGCAGCTGGCACGTGCGCGTGTCGCTGGCGCAGACGGCGCGCTGGCTCAGGGGGCTGCCGCGTGTCCCCAACGGTTTCGCCTGCACCATGCCGCAGCTGGATGGTTATCTGGAAGAAACCTCGTCGGGCTTCGGCAAGCTGGTGGCGGTTCGCCACGCGGCGCGCTTTTCGGCGACGCCCGCCAAATGGTCCCGGCCGTCGGTGCCGCCAGGTACCAACGCGACCGTCTGGCCCTTCAGCCAAGGCTGA